In Henriciella litoralis, the genomic window GAAATTGCAGACCTGATCAAGGCGCTTGCCCCCGTGGTGCATGTGAAGCTGGTCATCGGTGCGCCGCATTCGCGCGCCGAAGCTGCAGAGCTTGTTGGCGAGCACGCCGAGATGTTCGATGCGCCGATGGGCGACATCTGGCTGCGCGATATCGGGCCGGTCTTCGTGACCTATCTCAACCGGCTTGAGGGCCTTGGCTTCACCTTCAATGGCTGGGGCGGCAAGTATGAGCTGGAGGGCGACACAGAGACGGCGGCAGCAATCTGCCGGCTGGAAGGCCACCCGCTAAAGCGCCTCGACTTCATCCTTGAAGGCGGCGCGATCGAGCAGGATGGCGAGGGCACGCTGATTACAACACGCCAGTGCGTGCTGAACCCGAACCGCAATCCCGGTTGGAGCGAGGAGAAGGCCGAAGAGGCACTGCGTCTGGCGTTTAATGTCGAGCGCGTCATCTGGCTGGGCGAGGGGCTCGCCAATGACCATACCGACGGACATGTCGACAATATCGCGCGTTTCATCGGGCCGGGGCATGTTGTCTGTCAGACGCCATCTGGCGATGATGACCCGAATGCGGACGTGCTGCGCGAGATTGAAGCGACGCTGCGGAGCGCGGAGCTTGAGGTCTCAACGATCCCGTCTCCGGGACGGATCCTCGATGAGGATGGCGAGCCGGTGCCAGCGAGCCATATGAATTTCCTGATCTCGAACGGCCGCGTCATCCTGCCGATCTATGAAGAGACGCATTCAAAACTGGCGGCAGCCGAGCTTGCGGCGCTGATGCCGGACCATGAGATTATTGCACTGCCTGCCAATCATATCCTGACGGGCGGCGGGAGTTTTCATTGCATGACGCAGCAAGTGCCAGCGGTCGACGGAGGTCTTTCCACATGAGCCGGACTTTGAAAGTTGCAGCGATCCAGGCCTCCTACAGCCAGGACATGCAGGAGAATATCGACAAGGTGGTCTCGCTGGTGCGCGAGGCGGCCGCCAAGGGGGCGGAGATTATCCTGCCGTCTGAACTCTTCTGCGACCATTATTTCTGCAAGGTGCAGGACGAGACCTATTTCAACACGGCCTATCCCTGGCATGAGCATCCGGCGGTGACGCAGCTCTCGGCGCTCGCCGCAGAGCTCGATGTCGTCATCCCGGTCTCGATTTATGAGAAGGATGGGCCGGAATATTATAATTCCATCGTCATCATCGATGCGGATGGTGAGCCGCTGGGCGTCTATCGCAAGAGCCATATTCCGGATGGCCCGGGCTATATGGAAAAGTTCTATTTCCGCCCCGGCAATACCGGCTTTCGCGTCTGGGACACGATGAAGGGCCGTATTGGCGTCGGCATTTGCTGGGACCAGTGGTTCCCGGAAGCGGCCCGCGCCATGGCGCTGCTCGGCGCAGATTGCCTCTTCTATCCAACGGCCATCGGCTCTGAGCCGCATGATGCGACGCTCGACACGGCTGCGCGCTGGCGCCGGGCGATGCAAGGGCATGCAGTGTCCAATGTCATGCCTGTCGTCGCTGCGAACCGCACTGGCGATGAGGACGGCCAGCATTTCTATGGCACGAGCTTTATCGCAGACCATGCGGGCGAAATCGTCTCCGAGCTTGGCCGCGATGAAGAAGGCGTGATCACCGCCGAGTTCGATCTTGATTTCCTTGACCGGCACCGCGCCGCATGGGGCTTCTTCCGCGACCGGCGCACCGAGCTTTACGACGTTCTGGGATAGGGTTTGCCCGGCGCCGCCCCGCGAAGACTCGCTCGTCCCCTCTTTGACAGGGAACTGTCACGACGCCTGACCGCTATCTCCCTCAACAGGTGTGAAGGAGAGCTGCTTGGCGGATATCGAGACGGACGTGGCCATTATTGGTGCGGGCACTGCAGGTCTGGCGGCTGAACGGCACGCGCGGAAAAATGGCGCAACAACGCGGCTGATCGATCCGGCCTTTGCCGGGACGACCTGCGCCACGGTTGGCTGTATGCCGTCGAAACTGCTGATTGCGGCCGCTGAGGTCGCCCATTCGGCCCGCCATGCCGCACCTTTCGGGATTGAGCTTCCGGCGCCGAAGATAGATGGGCCGAAGGTGATGGGGCGCCTGCGCAATATGCGCGACAATTTCGTTGAGGCGACCAAAGAGACATTTGAAAAACTGCCCGATGGCGTCGCGATCAAGGCGAGCGCGCACTTTACCGGCCCGAACGATTTGAAGCTTTCGGATGGCCGCTCGCTCAAGGCGAAAGCGATCATCATTGCGACAGGATCGGCCCCGGTCATTCCTCCGCCATTTGAGGGCTTGGGCGACCGCATTCTGACGAATGAAACCCTGTTCGAGTTGCCGGATTTGCCAAAGTCGGTCGGTGTAATGGGTGCCGGGCCGATTGGGCTGGAGCTGGCGCAGGCTTTGGCGCGGCTTGGCGTGCGGGTTGGTGTATTCGATATTGGGGATACGCTGGGCGGCCTGCCCAAGGGCGATGTCGAGACCTCGCTTCGCGACGCGCTGGAAGCTGAATTCCCGATCTATCTAGACGTCGACACCGAGGCGACGAAAACTGAGACCGGCGTGAAGCTTAGCTGGTCAGGCAAAGGTGCCCGCGGCGAGGCTGAATATGAGCGTGTGCTTGTGTCCGCAGGACGGGCGCCGCAGCTGGACGCGCTGAAGCTGGAGACGACTGGGCTGGAGCTTGACGGTCACGGCACGCCGGTCTTCGATGCAAATACCTTGCAGTGTGGGAGTTCGAGCGTGTTCATCGCAGGCGACGCCAACCATCGGCTGCCGGTGCTGCATGAAGCCTCAGCTGGCGGAACGATTGCGGGAGTAAATGCGGCGACATTCCCGGACGTTCAGCCGATGAAACGCAAGCACGCCATGCAGGTCATGTTCACAGACCCGAACCTCGCCGTGCTCGGCGCGCCCGAGGAAGGCGAGATTACAGGCCGGGTGGATTTTTCCGATCAGGGCAGGGCCAAGGTGCATAATTGCAATCAGGGCGTCTGCGAGATCTATGCGCGACAGGCGGATGGTCTGATCGTCGGCGCGCGGATGGTGGCGCCGAACGCCGAGCATCTTGCGCATCTTATTGCCTGGTCCATCGAGCGCGGAGCGACAGCGAACGAATTGCTCGACATGCCGTTCTATCACCCGACGCTGGAGGAAGGGCTGAAGACAGCGCTTCAGGATGTCTGCAAACAGGTCGGCAGTCCGGTCCCACCTGAACGCGATGACGAGTTCTTGCCGGGGGACCGGTAATGCCGGTTTAGGCTGCTATTTGGTTTAGTGGAGGGAGACGTTCGCGGCCAGTTTCTCGGCCTGCTCAATCCACTTTTCACGCGCAACGCGGCCCTTGAATGACAGATAGTCATCGACCCAAAGCGCTTCGGCTTCTTCCCACGCCGCGATCTGGCTGAAGTGGTACACGCCAATTTCATTCAGCGTCTGTGACAGCTTCGGTCCGATGCCTTTGATCTGGGTCAGGTCATCAGCTTCGCCTTCAGGCGCGCTGAGGCTGACTGGACGACGAACGGCATCTTCAGGATCTTCGCCTGTCACGTCGGACAGAGTGAAGTAGCTAGCGAACATGCTTGCCGGCGCATTGCGGCGCATCTGGTCAAACCAGTCGGTCAGGACGCCGCCTGGAACGGTCTGAGGCCAGCGCATCCAGGTCGGCATGGCTTCGATGACTTTTGCGGTATTTTCCCAATGCTGAAGATTCATGTCCGCCAGTTTGCGGAAAAGCTCTTTGGTGGCGTCTTCAGAAGCGGCGATGTCTGCGCCTGGCTGCATGGAAGACATGGCGTCGGTCCAGGTTTTGCGCGCGGACTGGCCAAGTTCGCCCCACGCTGCAAGTGAATCGGTCCAGAGGGTCATCGGGTTAAGTTTTGTCGTCTCGGTGGTCATCGTAAAGCTCCTTTTGAGCGGATGCTGCACTGCAACATAATCCGTATCGGCCCTTTAATCAAGGGTATCCCCGGCTGGCGGCGGTCTGCTGGACGCCGTTCGTGCGTCAATCGCCATATTCACGACAGGTTCGAAGCGCCCTATGGCTGACAGGCAATTGGCATGACGACAGAACGAACCCTCTCCAGCAAAATCGTCCCGGTCCCTGAGAAAGGCCGGGTATTGGTGTTTGACTCCGGCATGGGCGGACTGACCGTTGCGCGCGAGATCATGGCGCGTGCGCCGTCAATCTCTGTCGACTATGCTGCCGATACCGGCTTTTTCCCTTATGGCGACAAGTCTGACGCTGCGCTGCGCGATCGCCTGCCGCGCATTGCCGCCGAGCTGGTTAAACAGGCGCGGCCCGACGTCTTTGTCATCGCTTGCAATACGGCCAGCACGCTGGCGCTGGAGGAGGTGCGGGCGGCGCTCGACATCCCCGTTGTCGGGACCGTGCCCGCGATCAAGCCCGCCGCCGAGCAGAGCAAGAGCGGTGTGATCGGTCTTCTCGCCACGCCTGGCACGATCCGGCGGGCCTATACCGCCAATCTGATCAGTGAGTTTGCAAGCGATGTAACGGTTATCCTGCATGGTAGCGTCGAACTGGTCCGGCTGGCCGAGGCGCATGCGGCGGGCGAGCCCTATGACCCGGCAGGCTTTGCGGCGGCTCAGGACCCAATCTTCGAAGTGGAGCAGGGTGGGCTGGTCGATACGATTGTGCTGGCCTGCACGCATTTCCCACTGGTTCAGGCTGAGCTGGCGGCGGCCGCGCCAAGACCTGTCACCTATATCGATTCCGGCGGCGCGATTGCCCGCCAGACGCTGCGGGTGCTGGCTCGTCAGAGCTTTTCTGATGACCATGCTGAGTTGCCCGATCATCGTCTATTTGTCTCGTCTGACCCCTCGGACAATGCGCGGCTGGTGAAGGTATGTGCCCGGTTCGGCTTTGAGACGGTGGTGCAAGTGGCCGTATGAGGCTGTGGAGAGATGACAAAACTTTGCTCACCTGCATCGGACTGTCACAAAACTTCGATATTGGGGTCTGAAATTATGTTTACCCCGAAAGGGACGCCGCGATGCGCAATCTTCTTCTCGCTCTCAGTGCCGGGCTTCTGGCCAGTGCCTGTTCGCCGGGCACAGACCTCTCTGAAATCGATGCGAGTGCCGGTGAACTGCAAGTTTTCGCGGCGGCCCCTGACGAGAAGATAAAGATTGTCGGATCGTCGACCGTCGCGCCCTTCTCGACGACCGTTGCCGAGCAGTTTGGGGCGATATCGCCGTTCCCGACGCCAATCGTCGAGACAACGGGAACGGGCGGCGGGTTCAAGGCCTTCTGCAATGGTATCGGGCCTGACCAGCCGTCGATTTCCAACGCTTCGCGGCCGATCAAATCATCCGAAGTCGAGTTATGCCGCCGCGGCGGTGTCACCGATATTGTCGAAGTGAAGATTGGCTATGACGGCATCGTGCTGGCCAATGCCAAGGGCTCTCCGGAGCTGGATCTCTCCAAGGCCGAAATCTTCCTCGCGCTGGCCGAAGAGATCCCGGACGGCAATGGCGGCTGGATGGCGAACCCCAACCAGACCTGGCAGGACGTTGCCGACCATTTGCCCGACATGAAAATCCTCGTCTCAGGCCCGCCGCCAACATCCGGGACCCGTGATGCGTTCGCCGAACTGGCGCTTGAAGGCGGGGCGGAAGAGATCCCGCAACTGGCCGCGTTGAAAGAGAGCGACAAGGGCGAGTTCGTCAAGCGCGCGACCACGATCCGTAATGACGGCAAATGGATCGATTCAGGTGAGAACGACACCGCCATCGTCCAGACCCTGATGAAGAACCCCGACAGTATCGGCATCATGGGCTACTCATTCCTTGAGCAGAATCTCGACCGCCTCAAAGGTGCGCATGTCGAGGGGACTGACCCGACCTTTGAACAGATTGCCAGCGGCGAGTACGGCATCTCCCGTTCGATGTTCTTCTACGTCAAAAAGCAGAATGTGAATTTGGTGCCCGGCATCGAGGAATTCATTTCCGAGTTCACGCAGGAAGATGCCTGGGGGCCGACCGGCTATCTCGTTGATAAGGGCCTCATCCCGCTGCAGGCAGAAGAGCGCGAAAAAGTGCGGGCGCATGCGCTGGCGCTCGAAGTCATGGACACCAAGAGCTAGGCTTTTCGTTTCAGCTTGCCTCAGCGAGGATTTCGCCGATCACTTCGCGGGACCGCGCGACGATGGGCGCGTCGCTGCCGCGATAATAGGCCAGCGCGACAACAGCCGTTGATAGCGCCCAGCCGCGGGCTCGCATCCAGACACTTTCGCTTGCAGCTGTCGCCCGGGCAAAGGCGTCACGGGCCTGGCCACTGAACACTGTATAGGCGGCCATCAGGTCACAGGCCGGGTCGCCAAGCCCCGACAACCCCCAGTCCAGAACGCCGGTGACGGCGCCGTCGCGAACCACCAGATTGGCCGGATGCAAGTCTCCATGGATCCAGGTCCGGTCATCGGGTCTGCATGGATCAGCGGTGAGCGCGGTCGACCAGACGCGGGCCAATGCGGTGGCATCGAATTCGTCTGAAAGTGTCGTGATCGCGTCTTCTGTCACGGTGTTGCGCTGGATGAGGTCCACGCCGCGCCAGTGATTGTCCGGAGCTGGTTTCGCTGCGTTTCGGGTGGGACAGCCCTGAAGGTCCAGCAGGAAGAGGGCGAGCCGGTTGGCATCTTCAATTGTGGCCGTGTGGCCGGCGGCATCCATGGAGACCCCGTGGAGCCAGGTGCAGATCATCCATGGCCATCCGCGTGGATCAGGCAGCACGCCCTTGGCCATGAAACGCGGGGTTTCGAGCGGCAGGTCGGACAGGGTTTTCAAGGCAACGGGTTCGCGCTGGAGCAGCGAGGGCAATGCCGCATCGCGCTTGGCGATCCGCAGGCAGAGATCATTGTCGATTCTGAAGACGTAATTGTCAGTCCCGCCAGACCTGACGAGCCGGATGTCGGCGTCTGCCAGGTCGGGAAAGCTGGATTTGACCAGCGACCGGATAAGGAAGATATCCGGCTGGTAAATCACTCCTTGGTCTCTGGAACGATTGGCGGCTTTTTCCTGCGGCGGCGCAGGCGGATCTTTTGCCAGAAGCGTTTGCGCTCTGGTACCGGGAGCGTGTCGAGGTTTTCGATGAACGCTTCGGCGCAAGCCTTCCAGCTATAGCCCTCTGCATATGTCCTCGCCGTGGCGCGGTCGAGGTCCAGGCAATCGAGGCAGGCCTGCTTGAGGTCCTCGCCGATCACGCCGGCATCTGAGCCGGGGATGATGTCTCTTGGCCCGGGTGCATTATAGGCGGCCACCGGCGTTCCTGCGGCCATGGCTTCGAGTATGACGAGGCCGAATGTGTCGGTCAGGCTTGGGAAACAGAAGACGTCAGCGCTCGCAAAGCAGGTCGCGAGCTCTTCATTGAAACGTGCGCCGAGGAATTTGACCTTGGGGTACTTCTTTTTCAGCTCGTTCAGTTGCGGGCCTTCGCCGACGATGACCTTTGTGCCGGGCAGATCAAGCTCAACGAAAGCTTCGATATTCTTCTCCACCGCGACCCGGCCGACATTGAGGAAGATGGGCCGTTCCATGCCTTCAAACGGATCGCCGGGCTCGCCCGCTTCGACGCGGCGGGACGGGTTGAACAGATCGACATCGACCCCGCGCGTCCAGGAGACGACATTGTTGAAATTGTGGTCTTCCAGCTCTTTGCGCATCGACGGTGTCGCGACCATCACCTTGCCAGAATACTTGTGAAACCAGCGCACAAAGCCATAGCCCCAGGCCGTTGGGACCGGGAAACGGGCTGACACATATTCGGGAAAGCGGGTGTGATAGCTGGTCGAGAAGGGGTGTTTTTCCTTCAGGCACATGGCGCGGCCAGCCAGGCCGAGCGTGCCTTCGGTCGCAATGTGAACAGCATCTGGCTGGAAGCGTTCGAAGCGTTCTGATATTTGTCCGCGGGCAAACAAAGCGAGTTTGATCTCGCTATAGGTCGGAAGTGGGACGGTGAAAAATCCATCTGCTGGTGAGACGATTTCCCATTCATGGCCCATCTCTTCGCACTCGGCGATGACGCGCTTCATCGTTCGGACGACGCCATTGACCTGTGGTTCCCAGGCGTCGGTAATCAACATGATGCGCATACGGTTTCCTTAAGGTGCACTTTCGACAGTTTTAGGGCCATTCGAGCTGTCGTAAACCCGCAGGTCCGTGTCAAATAGGACGTTATTGCAGGCCAATTCCCAAATGGAGCACATCAATGCCCGACACGCTCAAAACGACAAGCACTTCCTGGGATAGCATCGATGAACACAAGTTCGCCGATGAAGAAGCGCTGGTCGCGGACATATTGAAGTCCTTGCCGCTTGATGAACGCGCCAGAGCCGCCGCGGTTCGACGCGGGCGCGAACTGGTGCAGATCGCGCGTGCGGCCGGGCGGCCCAAGGGCATGATGGAAAGCTTCCTGGAAGAGTTTGGTCTGTCGAACTCTGAGGGGCTGGCGCTGATGTGTCTGGCCGAAGCCTTGTTGCGGGTGCCCGATGCAGAGACACGAGATGATCTGATCGCAGAGAAAATCCGGTCCGGCGACTGGGGGTCTCATAAGGGCCAGTCCGATAGCTGGCTGGTCAATGCCTCGACCTGGGGGCTGATGCTGACAGGCCGCGTGATCGGAACGCCGGACGATGCGCGTAAAGGCCCGTCGACCTTCGTGCAGAGCCTTGTGCGCGAAAGCGGTGAGCCGGTGATCCGGGCCGCGATGATGCAGGCGATGCGCATCATGGGTGAACAATTCGTGCTGGGCCGGACGGTGAAGGAAGCCATCAAACGCGGCGCCAAGATGGTGAAGGCTGGCGATGCGGCCAATTTCAGCTTCGACATGCTGGGCGAAGGTGCACGGACCGCTGATGATGCATCGCGCTATCTGAAGGCCTATGAAGAGGCTATCGCAGCTGTGTCCGCCAAGAGTGACGGCTCCACTGCGCCTGAAGACAAGAACGGTATCTCGGTAAAGCTGTCGGCGCTGCATCCACGCTATGAGGCGGTGAATGAAGCGCGGGTGATGGCTGAGCTTTATCCGCGCGTCCTTGGGCTTTGTGAGCAGGCCGCCAAGGCGAACATCAATCTTTGCCTTGATGCCGAAGAGGCCGAGCGCCTCGTCATTTCGCTGAAGATCCTCGAAAAGCTGATGCGGGAGCCGTCACTCAAGGGCTGGGAGGGGCTCGGCCTTGCCGTGCAGGCCTATCAGAAGCGCGCCCATCTTGTGATCGAGCGGCTTACGCGCCTTGCGGGTGAGACGAAGATGCGCCTGATGGTGCGTCTGGTTAAGGGCGCCTATTGGGACACGGAAATCAAACATGCCCAGGAAGATGGGATGGTGAACTTCCCGGTCTTCACAACCAAGCACGGCACGGACATCAACTACCTCTCCTGCGCGTATGCCCTGCTGAAGGCGAGCCCGCGCATCTATCCGCAATTTGCCACCCATAATGCCCATTCCCTGGCCACAATCCTGATGATGGCTGAGAGCGAAGACGTCACGCATTACGAGTTCCAGCGTCTGCACGGCATGGGTGAGCCGCTTTATGGCGCCGCCGAGAAGGGCGGGAAGGTCCGCGTCTATGCGCCTGTCGGGGCGCATAAGGATCTTCTGCCCTATCTGGTGCGCCGGCTTCTGGAGAATGGCGCGAATACGAGCTTCGTGCATTCTTTCCTCGACCCGGATGTGCCGGTTGAGGCGGTCGTTGATGACCCGATTGCCAAGGTTGAAGCGGGCCCGCGCCGTCATCCGCGTATCCCGACGCCGCCGCGCCTTTATGGGCCGATGCGGAAGAATTCGATCGGGGTCGATCTCAGCCAGGCGAGCGAGCGGGCGGTGCTGGAGCGGAATGTTTCTGAACTCGTTGACGGCAAGGCGCTGGAGGCCGGGCCGATCATCTCCGGCAAGGCGAAGACATCGGGCGGCGCTGACGTGTTCGCGCCGGCAGATCTGTCGCGCAAACTCGGAACTGTGTTGGAAGCATCCGAGGCCGATGTTGATGCTGCGCTTGATGCAGCCGTGAAGTTTCAGCCTGAATGGGACCGTCTCGGCGGGGCGAAACGGGCGAAAATCCTCACCGATATGGGCGATGCGCTGGAAGCCAATATGGACCGGCTGGTCGCGCTGATGTCGCAAGAGGGCGGCAAGACGTTTGGTGACGGGGTCGCTGAAGTGCGCGAGGCGGTCGACTTTTGCCGCTATTATGCGGTCCAGGCCGAAGACAAGTTTGAGGGCCAGACGCGGCTGCCGGGGCCGGCGGGTGAGACCAATCATATTTCCCTGCATGGGCGCGGCGTGTTTGCCTGCATCTCGCCATGGAATTTTCCGCTGGCGATCTTCACCGGGCAGATCACGGCGGCGCTGGGCGCGGGCAATACGGTTGTAGCGAAACCTGCCGAGCAGACGCCGCTGGTCGCGTTTGAGGCTGTCCGCATCTTTCAGGCGGCGGGCCTGCCAGCCGATGCATTGCATCTGCTGCCGGGGCGTGGTGAGACGGTTGGCGCAAAGCTGACGAGTGACCTTCGCGTATCGGGCGTCTGTTTTACAGGTGGCACAGACACGGCGCGGATTATCAACCGCACACTGGCGGGGCGCGATGGCCCGATTATTCCACTGATCGCGGAGACGGGCGGGCTGAATGGTATGTTCGTCGACACGACAGCGCTGCGTGAGCAGGTGATTGACGACGTTCTGGTGTCGGCTTTCGGGTCAGCTGGGCAGAGGTGTTCGGCGCTTCGTCTTCTCTTCCTGCCCAAAGACACGGCTGATGGCCTGATCGACGGGCTGAAAGGTGCGATGGATGAGCTGAAGATCGGTGATCCGGGTAAGACTGACACTGATATTGGGCCTGTCATCGATGACGAGTCGCTTGGCCATCTGGCGGACTATCTCGCCCGGATGCAATCGGAAGCGAGCCTCATCAAGCAAATGCCTGCGCCAGAGGGGGGCCACTTCTTCGGCCCGGCCGTGGTGGAGCTGTCCTCGCTCGATCAGATCGAGAAAGAGACATTCGGGCCGGTGCTGCACATCCTGCGCTATGACCCGGACCAGATTGCCAGTGTCGGGGCAGCGCTTGAGGCCAAAGGGTATGGCCTGACACTGGGCGTTCATTCGAGGCTTGAGAGCTTTGCGGCCAAGGTGCGCGCGGCTGTGCATGCGGGCAACACCTATGTGAACCGATCGATGACGGGCGCGGTGGTTGGCGTGCAGCCATTTGGCGGCGAGGGCCTGTCAGGGACGGGTCCGAAGGCTGGCGGGCCGCATTACATGCTTCGCTTTGCCAGCGAACGCGTCGTTACTGTGAATATCACCGCCCAAGGTGGCGATCCCGAACTCTTGAGCCTATAAATGCAAGACGAAATCCAACGGAGGCGCCGATGAGGCAGTATTCGATCCTGCTGATCGCCGCATTGGCGGGCGTAACCGCCGGATGTGCAGACAATAGCGACAGCGCGAACGAGCCTGTGCGCGTTTCAGAGATTGAGCGTCCCGAGACGTCAACGGCGACGGCGTTCAGTCAGGATGGCGGCGGCATCGCAATCGTCAATGGCAACGAGGCGGCCAGCATCGACATAGACATGCCGGCCGACCTTGCCGAGTTTGACCCCAAGCTGGCCGACACGCTGCGGGCGCGCGTGAATGAGCTCACCGAAGGGTTCGCCGAGAGCGCTGAGCAGGATATGCGTGATGCTGCGGAGAAGAATTTCACCTTCAGGCCGAACACGCTCGAAATAAGCTGGGTCGAAACCGGCCCGGAATCAGGCCCACTCCAGTCATTTCTCGGCACCAGCTACAGCTATCAGGGCGGGGCGCATCCGACGTTCAGCTATCAGATGCTGAACTGGGATACCGATGCGAACCGCGAGCTTGGTTTTGAGGACTTGTTTGAGGACGCAGACAGCGCCCGCACAGCCGTCATCGAAACGCTTAAGTCATCGTTGATCGAGCAGAAGCGCGAGCGGTTCGCGGACGATTTCACCGAAGAGGATATACTGGACTCCTGGATCGAGCCTGCCTTTGAAGCGCCAGAGACGAAGCAGGACCGGTTTACGTTTGCGACCTCTTCAGACCCTGCCAAATCAGGTGGGCTGATCTATCATTTCGGGCCGTATGAAGTCGGCTCCTATGCTGAGGGCGCCTACACTGTTGGCGTGCCGGCATCGATATTCGCGGCGTTTCTGAAACCTGCCTATTCGGACAATTTCGGCGGCGAGATGCAGATGCCTAAAGAAGATCTCTAGACCGGCTCGGACGTTCAGGACCCGTCCTCTATAAGCACGCATC contains:
- a CDS encoding agmatine deiminase family protein, producing the protein MSDTTIASTPPEWAKQSAIWVGWPHLKDAWADDYEGAQREIADLIKALAPVVHVKLVIGAPHSRAEAAELVGEHAEMFDAPMGDIWLRDIGPVFVTYLNRLEGLGFTFNGWGGKYELEGDTETAAAICRLEGHPLKRLDFILEGGAIEQDGEGTLITTRQCVLNPNRNPGWSEEKAEEALRLAFNVERVIWLGEGLANDHTDGHVDNIARFIGPGHVVCQTPSGDDDPNADVLREIEATLRSAELEVSTIPSPGRILDEDGEPVPASHMNFLISNGRVILPIYEETHSKLAAAELAALMPDHEIIALPANHILTGGGSFHCMTQQVPAVDGGLST
- the aguB gene encoding N-carbamoylputrescine amidase produces the protein MSRTLKVAAIQASYSQDMQENIDKVVSLVREAAAKGAEIILPSELFCDHYFCKVQDETYFNTAYPWHEHPAVTQLSALAAELDVVIPVSIYEKDGPEYYNSIVIIDADGEPLGVYRKSHIPDGPGYMEKFYFRPGNTGFRVWDTMKGRIGVGICWDQWFPEAARAMALLGADCLFYPTAIGSEPHDATLDTAARWRRAMQGHAVSNVMPVVAANRTGDEDGQHFYGTSFIADHAGEIVSELGRDEEGVITAEFDLDFLDRHRAAWGFFRDRRTELYDVLG
- a CDS encoding dihydrolipoyl dehydrogenase; the encoded protein is MADIETDVAIIGAGTAGLAAERHARKNGATTRLIDPAFAGTTCATVGCMPSKLLIAAAEVAHSARHAAPFGIELPAPKIDGPKVMGRLRNMRDNFVEATKETFEKLPDGVAIKASAHFTGPNDLKLSDGRSLKAKAIIIATGSAPVIPPPFEGLGDRILTNETLFELPDLPKSVGVMGAGPIGLELAQALARLGVRVGVFDIGDTLGGLPKGDVETSLRDALEAEFPIYLDVDTEATKTETGVKLSWSGKGARGEAEYERVLVSAGRAPQLDALKLETTGLELDGHGTPVFDANTLQCGSSSVFIAGDANHRLPVLHEASAGGTIAGVNAATFPDVQPMKRKHAMQVMFTDPNLAVLGAPEEGEITGRVDFSDQGRAKVHNCNQGVCEIYARQADGLIVGARMVAPNAEHLAHLIAWSIERGATANELLDMPFYHPTLEEGLKTALQDVCKQVGSPVPPERDDEFLPGDR
- the murI gene encoding glutamate racemase; the protein is MTTERTLSSKIVPVPEKGRVLVFDSGMGGLTVAREIMARAPSISVDYAADTGFFPYGDKSDAALRDRLPRIAAELVKQARPDVFVIACNTASTLALEEVRAALDIPVVGTVPAIKPAAEQSKSGVIGLLATPGTIRRAYTANLISEFASDVTVILHGSVELVRLAEAHAAGEPYDPAGFAAAQDPIFEVEQGGLVDTIVLACTHFPLVQAELAAAAPRPVTYIDSGGAIARQTLRVLARQSFSDDHAELPDHRLFVSSDPSDNARLVKVCARFGFETVVQVAV
- a CDS encoding substrate-binding domain-containing protein, with the translated sequence MRNLLLALSAGLLASACSPGTDLSEIDASAGELQVFAAAPDEKIKIVGSSTVAPFSTTVAEQFGAISPFPTPIVETTGTGGGFKAFCNGIGPDQPSISNASRPIKSSEVELCRRGGVTDIVEVKIGYDGIVLANAKGSPELDLSKAEIFLALAEEIPDGNGGWMANPNQTWQDVADHLPDMKILVSGPPPTSGTRDAFAELALEGGAEEIPQLAALKESDKGEFVKRATTIRNDGKWIDSGENDTAIVQTLMKNPDSIGIMGYSFLEQNLDRLKGAHVEGTDPTFEQIASGEYGISRSMFFYVKKQNVNLVPGIEEFISEFTQEDAWGPTGYLVDKGLIPLQAEEREKVRAHALALEVMDTKS
- a CDS encoding phosphotransferase, encoding MIYQPDIFLIRSLVKSSFPDLADADIRLVRSGGTDNYVFRIDNDLCLRIAKRDAALPSLLQREPVALKTLSDLPLETPRFMAKGVLPDPRGWPWMICTWLHGVSMDAAGHTATIEDANRLALFLLDLQGCPTRNAAKPAPDNHWRGVDLIQRNTVTEDAITTLSDEFDATALARVWSTALTADPCRPDDRTWIHGDLHPANLVVRDGAVTGVLDWGLSGLGDPACDLMAAYTVFSGQARDAFARATAASESVWMRARGWALSTAVVALAYYRGSDAPIVARSREVIGEILAEAS
- a CDS encoding glycosyltransferase family 4 protein → MRIMLITDAWEPQVNGVVRTMKRVIAECEEMGHEWEIVSPADGFFTVPLPTYSEIKLALFARGQISERFERFQPDAVHIATEGTLGLAGRAMCLKEKHPFSTSYHTRFPEYVSARFPVPTAWGYGFVRWFHKYSGKVMVATPSMRKELEDHNFNNVVSWTRGVDVDLFNPSRRVEAGEPGDPFEGMERPIFLNVGRVAVEKNIEAFVELDLPGTKVIVGEGPQLNELKKKYPKVKFLGARFNEELATCFASADVFCFPSLTDTFGLVILEAMAAGTPVAAYNAPGPRDIIPGSDAGVIGEDLKQACLDCLDLDRATARTYAEGYSWKACAEAFIENLDTLPVPERKRFWQKIRLRRRRKKPPIVPETKE